AATTTCGCATTTGAAGCAACTATTGAAGATTGATCTGCTTTAAGTTTTGTAATCTCTTCAGTAACCCGTGTCATATCTTCCTTAAGAGTGAGCAACTCCTCACTAAGTTTCTTATTTTCCTCCGCTAAAGCGTTATGTTGTCTCGATAACAAGGAATATTGTTCTTCTATTTTAATCTTCTCTACCTTTAATGAACTTAGTTCTTCGTTAACTTTtctaacattttctttttcatttgttAACATTTTGGCGAGAGTTTCCCTCTCGTTTTGTAGCCGTTTCCAGTCTTCAGGGCTGGTTTTGTTAGCACGTTCAACTAAAGCATTCACTCTTGTTCTCCATCTAGCGCAATCTGCCTTCAACGCATTATTTTCTGACTGCAGAGTTTCATTTTTCGATGTAATGTCAGAAATTTTATCTTGTAGCGGCGCTAATTGAGCTTCCATTGTCTTTGCTGTAGCAGTAAGTTCTTCGACCCGAGAAGATAATGCATCTCGCTCTTCTCGTAAAATTCTGTTACTATCTGTTAAAGCATTTAATGTTTCAACTTTTCTCAGTATATCTGACTGTCTAGTCACCGTCACCATACTCACTTCGGACTTTTCTCTTTCTGCTGCCAGAGTTAACTTTGTCTCATCAAGCTGTTTTTCAGCTATTTCTAACTGTGACTTAAGTCGCATAGTTTCAGCTTGTAGAATATCGAATTTAGCCATGGCGATGTCTTTTTCTTTCCTCAAAACTTAACAATTTGGAATAATTGTTCTGATGATTTTCCATCTTCTTCACTAACTGATATATTAACATTGGAATCATTTGCAGATTCATTTAAGCTGTCTGTATGTGACCGAGATGCGTGAGTGACTGATAACTGTGTCCCCAAAGCTTGTATTTGGTCATGCAATAATGTATTTTGATCATTTAGGTCTTTCAGACGTTCAGTCAGCTGACTGTTTTCActgataagtattttttgtctatCTTCCCATGATTTCTTTTCAGTTTCTAAATCTTCAACTGCACGCAGTTTTAAGGCGGTTAAttcattgatttgattttgggcttttaataattcttcttTCATGTGTGACAAAACTTGTATATCACTGGAATGTAGAATCATTTCATGGGTATATTTTTCCTCTGCATTCTGAACGGCTTCTGACAACTTAGTTATATCAGCACGAGCAGATTCAAGTTCCATACGGTATCCATTAGCGGTATTCAAAGCATTAGTTAATTCTTCTTTGATTGCGGCTAATTCATTCTTGAGTGTACTGTTACTAGAAGAGTGTTCTCCATTAGCATGCAATGATAATTCTGCCTCTAATTCAGAACATTTGTCTTCCAAATTCTGAAGTTTAGTACTGTAGTCAGATAATTTTGCTTCAGTTTCTGTTTTATATGCCTCATATTCAGTGTTTAGAGCCTTTAATTCCTTCTCAGCACTCTCTGAAATGTCGCAGTATTGTTTTATATGTTCCTTAGCTACATTTAGTTGCTCTTGAAGAGATTTCACTTCTTCTTGTTTATCGGACAATTTATTCTCCAGatctcttatttttttaacagtatCATATGAGCCATCTGTGTTTGGAGAAAGTGCAACTTTGAGTTTTTTTGTTAACTCTTCATTAGCCTTGCTCTTTTCCAACAAATCTTGTCTCATTTCTGTTATTTCTTTTCTTAATGCATCAGCTGCATCCTTTTCTTCTTGCATTCTTTCCTTTGCGGTATTTGTCTGTCTTTCGAGATGTGATGCCAGCTCTCTAAACCGATCCTGTTCTTCCTGAAGTCTTCTCCTTAAAGCCGAACATTCTCTAGTAGCTTCATCTAGCCTTGTTTCTATTTTTGCTCGATTTTCAGCTTCAACGCGCTCTAAACTAGCTTTTATTAATTCCAAATTCTTCAACAGTAATGATTGACCTTGCCGTTCTCTGTTTAACATTTCTTTCTCTGTTTGAATACGTAACTCAGAATCTTTAAGTAGTTTAAGCTCAAGTTTTAAATTTTCAAGTTGTATCTCAGCAGCAGCAAGTTTACTCTGAGCATTCAGAGCTTCATCCCTCAAGTGTTGTAAAGAAACTTCGTGCTTGGCAATTGTTGCATTGTatgctttgtttttttcttctaatgAAGTAATTTGTTTCTTATAAGTAGTGATATTCGTTTGCAAAATTTTGAGTCTCTCGTTATTATACTCTGAAGTTGAAGCACATTTGCTGTTTGTGGCTGTAAGTTTTCCTATCTCTTGTCTCATATTATCAATTTGTTCAAATAACATTCTTTCGTTGGTGACCTTTTCTTctttgtatgttttatattCTTCCTTCAGCATCTCTAATTGTTTCTCGGTttctctatattttatttcaaacgaaGAAACCTCTACGTTGGGGTGTTTAGTTTCGTTTTCAGGTGTGGACTCCATTGAATAGATGCCACTCTTTTCTAATTCTGATATCTCTGATGCAGACAATTCATGGCGTTTACCTTTCATGTGATCATGGTAAAGCTTTTTGAACATATCTCTTTGCCTTATAAGTCCATTTACCATTTTAGTTTGACGTTCTTGAGCTTCAGTCAATTCAACTACTCTATTTTTCAATGATTCTATTTTATTCTGCATTTCACCACTTTCAAATTGTTCCTTATGGCGTTCAAATTCTTCTTGCTTATCTGTCATTTCACGAATCATTCGTAAAAGCTTTTGATTATTAGATTGTAATTCTTGTATGTCACTGAATGTTACTAAAGTTTTAGAGATAATTCTAGATGAACTTAATTCAGACGAATTTGTTGTATTGGAAGCAGTTTGTGAAGAATCGTGATCACCATTCGGTAATAAACCGCCACGACTATGTTCAATTTCCTTTAGTAAGAAGCAAACCTGTCTGCCCAAGTCAGCTAGCTCTCCTTTGAGTTTAGAATTTTCACGACTGTAGTGATTAGCTATTTTAGATGACTCACTGTAATCATCTCGAAGTCTATTACATTCAATTACTAATGAATCAATTTGCTGGGATAATGCAGTATTGCTTTCTATAGCTTCCTCAAActcaattttttgtttttgtagcaGAGGTGCCTTTTCTTCCAACTCTTGAACAATGGTATTAATTGTTACATTAAGTCTTCTATTTTCTTCCTTCTCTTGAGCCAGTTCATCAGTTACTTTAACTAGTTGAGAGTATATTTGTGTGAGAGACATACCAGACTTCAAGAGTTTACTTGCTGTTGCTGCTGAAGGTGCTAAATCACTTAAAGCCATATCAAGATTTTGAGCATTAGCCGCTTTCAATAGATCATTTGCATGTTCTAATTCATTCTTCAAGGaactaataatttcatttttcttttccaTCATCTCTTCATGATCCAAATCAGCTTGTTTATACTTTGTCTCTAATTCGCCGTACTTCTCTGTTGCTTCATTTAGTAACTTCTGTAGTTCTGTAATGCCCTCAGTCAACTCCATGGTTTTAGCCTCAGCATCATCATGCATTGTTTTAAACAAGTCTGCCAATTTCGTTTTTGCTTCTAATtcttttttatagttttctgacattttgttttctatttctCTCTGTTCCATCAAGCGCTGTGTTAGATTTTCAGCTCTATTGTTTAGGCTCTTTTTAACTTCGTTCAGCTGAGTTATAGTTTCATTTGCAGCATTTAACTCCTCAACTTTTTCAGCTAACTGTGTTTCTAAGTTCACAGAACGGCTGGTGTTATTTAACCTTACAGTTTGTAGCTCTGAAGTTAAACGATTTACTTCCTCTGTTAAGCCAGCTATTTGGGAATTAAGTAATGTTCTTTCTTGTTCTATACGTTTTTCACGATATTGTAGTGAAAGCTCCTTGCTCTGTATTTCATCATTTAATGCCAGAGCTTCACATTTGGCATCTATAGCTGCACGAAGTTGTTGAGATAGTGCAGCTTCACTAGAAGTTAATCTTTCAATTTCGGCATCTCGCCTCTGCAATATTCTAGTCAAGTCATTTCTTTCATCAACAGCAGCATCCCTTGAActtttgaaagaaataatatcATTTTCTAAGCGGGTTATTTTATCACGAGCTTTTTCCAATTCCGTGTTCAATGATTCTACTTGATGTGTCAGTTCAGTTATAGTTTCATCTGATGTAGACAACTTCTTTACTGCATCGTCATATTTAGCCGTTAATTCAAGAACTTGCGCTTCTAATGTTGAAACTTTATCCCCTATAAAGTGATTAACATTGCATGTtattatcaagttttttttcttttcatatctACTAACAACTATTTTCTTTGATTACATTTAAGGAGATAACGCTGCCCAATGTAACTATTACAGACAAAATCACAAGCAGATTGGGCCTAAActgtaaatgtttttattaattccaaAGCTGATAAAACTGATATAACCTGACCGCccagaaaggaggaggttctcaatttagATATTTGTACGGTTTCTGTTAGTTTGCTTTTACCAactgatttgaacaattctttcttGTCTGTAgctgattattttaataaaaaattaagtaacttGTTTCAGAAAAAAGGTCACACTTTGAAATGGCTGTAGTCTAAAATTGTTATGTTGGACTTCTCTACTATTGTCTATACTTCGTTTAAAAAGGCACTTAACAAAGAACAAGCTatcttgatatgactttttaattaaaaaactgtttaaaaataaaatttagctACAGAAAAGCTATCCAAGAGCGTGTTGTGTGTCTAAAAAAATCTCAACAGTGCAAAGTAGCCCAAGGTACAGCACCGTTTCTCAGGAAATTGAGTTagtaatttaaacatattttgaaactTAAGTTTCAAAAGTTAGACGGGACAGATTTCTCAACTGTCGAAGCGattaattccaaaaatattaacattatcaaccaaatattttagtaagcccctatttattttatatacctattcaaCACGTATCTATCTAATATATCACATGTTGGGGTTggaaggtaaaataaaatcataccCCTCATTACATGTACCAAATTTCAGCTATCTAGTTCTGTAGTATGGTCACTGAGATGGGCAGATGGACAGAAAAGGTAAAACTATAAAGGTTCTTTCTTAGTTGACTATGGAACCCTGAAAATCCTATCAAGAttatttacctttagttaagtgtCTGCTCAAATAAAATCTAGTAccaacatatttaattttctacattaaaaagagtagtaaaatataaacctatcataggtacctaagtattgtGAAATACAGATGATGTCTTTACATAACTACAACAATTTCTATAGATCTGAGAATGCTctgataaatatgtaaatagtgcAATAAGGCCAGAGTTCAGTGACAAAATAAATGACAGTTACCCCTAAACTACCTGtatatagggctgccatctcgaattacgccaaacacacattaaaaaaacccggacatttggagtaaatcgcattttttccctgAATGAGTACGTTTTTGTCATGAAGATAGggtattcatatatttttttttctattgcaaTCATGCGATCAGTCTTATGACTACAAGCAGATATGGTGAAGTTTAAGTGGTGGGTAGGTCAGTACTCCCAGTGGAGCAGAACCTTTCTTTTAAACTTGGTCAACTAAACGTGTAGATGTCTTGCCGCTTTTTTAGCTGATGAGTGGTCTCAGGTACTGTAAGCTGCCCCGCAAGTTGGTTTGGGTGCTTCTGTAGTCTAATTTTGTAACTGGCAGCATTAAGATTCACTCTTTTACCTTCGGTATTCCGAGTACTTTGTGAACATCTGACATTCTGCTAAACCAGAGTGCAtttgatatttgttttaagatgtAGTTTTGCACCCTTCGTATGATTATCTTATTGGAGTCGCTGGCGGCACCCCAAAGGgtatttatataagtacctattgtaaAATACAAATGATGTTATTGTCTTTACATAACTACATTTGGTTAAATATGTCGCTAAAAATCTTGTGAAAATCCAAACTTTAGCCTAAAATAAGAAAgtactaaaatatgtattttaataaaaaatcctatTAACATTGAGTACTTATAGTTCCTACACCTAACAAAATGCATTATGAGATCTCACACAATTGCAATAGATTTGAGAAGGAAttgataaatatgtaaaaagtgTAATAAGGCCTGAGTTCAATGACAAAATAAATGACAGTTTCCCTAAAACTACCTGTAAACCTATATATTTTCACTTTCAATTTCCaaggttttaatttttgaacACAGATGTTTATATAGAAACCAGCCTAAGTATCGTATTTTAGCCCCATCAAACAAATGCAATATGAACTACCTACCATATAGGTTCCATCCATGTGAGAGAAATAATACACATGATTCTTATTCtccagtaaataaacaaaacttagcATTACTAAACATGCAAACAAGCAAATTATTACAATACCTATTTGGAGTTCAAACTGAATTGGAGTTTTGGACAACACAGTCTGAACCAAATTATGCATAAACCTAAATAATTAGGTCAAGAAGATAGGGTATTTATAAAAAGATTATTAGGGCTGCTAAAACGATGAATAGAAAAAGAATACTAGTAGTTGTCAGACAATAATCATGTCTGAAAGgttatgtttttgataaaactaaaCAATGAGGATACATTGTAGGTAGTAAGTACCATTTCGTGTGACAAGTTATAAATTGCATAAAAGTGATTACGATCGGTAAAACTGTGGCCTTAAAAAGGCTAGTTTccagaataaattatttcatagtcAAGAATATCATGTTTACATATGTTTTGTGTAGTAAAAAATACTGTGAAAGCGTCAGGCAGAAAACACCGGTCACTCACCAATCTGTGACTTGTTAGTTTCATGAAGTGCTTTAGCTGTTAAATATTCTTCAAACTGTTTGTCGATATATGCGTTGATTTTCCCCGCAATAACTTGAGGTAAATTGGCGATTTCATCTTCTGTAAGAGCATTCTCCAAATGAGTTTTAGCACCGGCGTCAGATTCGGCAGCCTCCATCTTCGACCGATGATGGCGATGGCGCAGCGCAGTGATGGATGTGGATGTCCGTTTGGTTATCGGTTCGTTCCGTTATGAGGTATCGATACTGACTACTTTTGGTATCGATATATTAGTTACGATACTTATGAGTTATCGATACGTTTTTCTTTTGCCCCAGAAGCAAAGAAAtcattttaatgattattaaggacaaaaaaaacttaccaagTTATAACATAGACATCGAAATTAAT
Above is a window of Helicoverpa armigera isolate CAAS_96S chromosome 11, ASM3070526v1, whole genome shotgun sequence DNA encoding:
- the LOC110370126 gene encoding LOW QUALITY PROTEIN: nucleoprotein TPR (The sequence of the model RefSeq protein was modified relative to this genomic sequence to represent the inferred CDS: inserted 1 base in 1 codon) produces the protein MEAAESDAGAKTHLENALTEDEIANLPQVIAGKINAYIDKQFEEYLTAKALHETNKSQIGDKVSTLEAQVLELTAKYDDAVKKLSTSDETITELTHQVESLNTELEKARDKITRLENDIISFKSSRDAAVDERNDLTRILQRRDAEIERLTSSEAALSQQLRAAIDAKCEALALNDEIQSKELSLQYREKRIEQERTLLNSQIAGLTEEVNRLTSELQTVRLNNTSRSVNLETQLAEKVEELNAANETITQLNEVKKSLNNRAENLTQRLMEQREIENKMSENYKKELEAKTKLADLFKTMHDDAEAKTMELTEGITELQKLLNEATEKYGELETKYKQADLDHEEMMEKKNEIISSLKNELEHANDLLKAANAQNLDMALSDLAPSAATASKLLKSGMSLTQIYSQLVKVTDELAQEKEENRRLNVTINTIVQELEEKAPLLQKQKIEFEEAIESNTALSQQIDSLVIECNRLRDDYSESSKIANHYSRENSKLKGELADLGRQVCFLLKEIEHSRGGLLPNGDHDSSQTASNTTNSSELSSSRIISKTLVTFSDIQELQSNNQKLLRMIREMTDKQEEFERHKEQFESGEMQNKIESLKNRVVELTEAQERQTKMVNGLIRQRDMFKKLYHDHMKGKRHELSASEISELEKSGIYSMESTPENETKHPNVEVSSFEIKYRETEKQLEMLKEEYKTYKEEKVTNERMLFEQIDNMRQEIGKLTATNSKCASTSEYNNERLKILQTNITTYKKQITSLEEKNKAYNATIAKHEVSLQHLRDEALNAQSKLAAAEIQLENLKLELKLLKDSELRIQTEKEMLNRERQGQSLLLKNLELIKASLERVEAENRAKIETRLDEATRECSALRRRLQEEQDRFRELASHLERQTNTAKERMQEEKDAADALRKEITEMRQDLLEKSKANEELTKKLKVALSPNTDGSYDTVKKIRDLENKLSDKQEEVKSLQEQLNVAKEHIKQYCDISESAEKELKALNTEYEAYKTETEAKLSDYSTKLQNLEDKCSELEAELSLHANGEHSSSNSTLKNELAAIKEELTNALNTANGYRMELESARADITKLSEAVQNAEEKYTHEMILHSSDIQVLSHMKEELLKAQNQINELTALKLRAVEDLETEKKSWEDRQKILISENSQLTERLKDLNDQNTLLHDQIQALGTQLSVTHASRSHTDSLNESANDSNVNISVSEEDGKSSEQLFQIVKFXRKEKDIAMAKFDILQAETMRLKSQLEIAEKQLDETKLTLAAEREKSEVSMVTVTRQSDILRKVETLNALTDSNRILREERDALSSRVEELTATAKTMEAQLAPLQDKISDITSKNETLQSENNALKADCARWRTRVNALVERANKTSPEDWKRLQNERETLAKMLTNEKENVRKVNEELSSLKVEKIKIEEQYSLLSRQHNALAEENKKLSEELLTLKEDMTRVTEEITKLKADQSSIVASNAKLTDELSNKDASLTDIRNKENQIRKIAKKYKAQYEELVKTVEEEKKKSEGDVAAADAAITECNKKFEEQIAELQAKLATEKLNTDKLKQELETLRTANMEKEEKSKQVLKQAKSKIVQLTELKNTLSRELDESRNKIGAIEQSTRDEQDVRLALIKSQYEGRLSRLEKERSEAQAEKARELEALHQKVTLLQRQLATQSSSSKQQTSTEKTTTDPPTANIKPMAGVAQQSVTASRRGGETPLASIRPMAQVGPTAPHDAHTTEYMPASSSRPLPRAALAASTAPPESTQDMDTSEAGMGSSGSSDNTAQPSTHSQAPQQAVAMVMPRIEQPSGAASGSVTGVATASSAAASSVPTPAVSAPPLTGATAGPSTSGPVSQASGSVSTSHAPPGVSTSQAVAGVSTSHAPAGVSTSHAPPGVSTSHGPPGVSTSHGPPGVSTSHAPPGVSTSHAPPDARPPKRRLQQRPLAAKRTRVQGFERSVEVEYQVPTSSRCDQDDEGVIVVDSEEDDERCTGTMYREGEEEEEDMEEEQEVEAGEEEEEVEGDDTDNAARQSESPAQSPEAGGEGEEGEAARAEPDSEPAPAIQQIEAISSGTEQSGALSLGNNGDDGDDSIVPSTPTLYVPRRNDGFGEAVVSPVGAGGGAARFTFAEASAALAHHDTHADLAAALPPAPAPAQSAEGGETRDWEESRVEEEATAVSSQGSEPSSPHQVAEEGREAEASAPPGVARRAHAQPHPHSPHSPHSQNQRWMRAADSESGARGRGMRSRGRPSRRSHNYMRF